From a single Campylobacter concisus genomic region:
- the rplR gene encoding 50S ribosomal protein L18 has product MTAKVLKRKIALRIKRKRRIRGKISGVASCPRVSIFKSNRTLYVQAIDDVTATTLAAVDGRKIGIKANKEGAVTLAKEFAKALKAKKIDVAVFDRNGYLYHGVIAAFAEALRENGIKL; this is encoded by the coding sequence ATGACAGCAAAAGTACTAAAAAGAAAAATCGCTCTTAGAATTAAGAGAAAAAGAAGAATCAGAGGTAAAATTTCTGGTGTTGCATCTTGCCCAAGAGTTTCTATTTTCAAATCAAACAGAACTCTTTATGTTCAAGCGATTGATGACGTTACAGCTACTACACTAGCTGCGGTTGATGGCAGAAAGATAGGCATAAAAGCAAATAAAGAAGGTGCGGTCACTTTAGCTAAAGAATTTGCTAAGGCTTTAAAAGCTAAGAAGATAGATGTTGCAGTTTTTGATAGAAATGGTTATTTGTATCATGGCGTTATCGCAGCATTTGCTGAAGCTTTAAGAGAAAATGGCATCAAGCTATAA
- the rplF gene encoding 50S ribosomal protein L6 — MSRIGKQPIAIPSGVDVSVENNVLKFKKGNHIKELDTKGHVDVKVENGHIVFAPKGEDRQSRAYWGTYRALANNIVTGITAGFTRQLEINGVGYKAAAKGKILELSLGFSHLINYELPAGVEASVEKNVITIKGDDKQVVGQVAAQVRGFRPPEPYKGKGVKYLEERIIRKAGKTSKK; from the coding sequence ATGTCACGTATTGGAAAACAGCCTATCGCTATCCCAAGTGGTGTAGACGTTAGCGTTGAAAATAATGTCCTAAAATTTAAAAAGGGCAATCATATAAAAGAGCTTGACACAAAAGGTCATGTTGATGTCAAGGTAGAAAATGGTCATATAGTTTTTGCTCCAAAGGGCGAAGATCGCCAAAGTAGAGCTTACTGGGGAACATATAGAGCACTTGCTAATAATATCGTAACTGGTATCACTGCGGGATTTACTCGCCAGCTTGAGATCAACGGCGTTGGTTATAAAGCAGCTGCAAAAGGTAAAATTTTAGAGCTTTCTCTTGGTTTTTCACACCTTATCAACTATGAGCTACCAGCAGGCGTTGAAGCTAGTGTTGAGAAAAACGTTATTACTATCAAAGGCGATGACAAACAAGTAGTAGGTCAAGTGGCTGCTCAAGTTAGAGGATTTAGACCACCTGAGCCATATAAAGGTAAGGGCGTTAAATATCTAGAAGAACGTATCATCCGCAAAGCGGGCAAGACATCTAAGAAGTAA
- the rpsH gene encoding 30S ribosomal protein S8 has protein sequence MLNDLISDGLTRIRNASMRKLETAKLLHSKVVEATLSILAAKGYVESYNVIEEGNKKFINVVLKYDEYGRSVINELKRVSKPGRRVYQGKDDIKRFKNGYGTVIVSTSKGVMSGIEASKAGVGGEVLCTVW, from the coding sequence ATGTTAAACGATTTAATATCAGATGGATTAACACGCATTAGAAATGCAAGTATGAGAAAGCTTGAAACTGCGAAATTGCTTCATTCTAAGGTTGTTGAGGCTACTCTTTCTATCCTTGCAGCAAAAGGCTATGTAGAGAGCTACAACGTTATCGAAGAAGGTAACAAGAAATTTATAAACGTAGTTTTAAAGTATGATGAGTACGGTAGAAGCGTTATAAACGAGCTTAAAAGGGTTTCAAAACCTGGTCGCCGTGTTTATCAAGGGAAAGACGACATTAAGCGTTTTAAAAATGGTTACGGAACAGTTATTGTTAGCACAAGCAAAGGCGTTATGAGCGGCATTGAAGCAAGTAAAGCTGGCGTTGGCGGCGAAGTTCTTTGCACGGTTTGGTAA
- a CDS encoding type Z 30S ribosomal protein S14 produces MAKKSMIAKAARKPKFAVRGYTRCQICGRPHSVYKDFGICRVCLRKMANEGLIPGLKKASW; encoded by the coding sequence ATGGCAAAGAAATCAATGATAGCAAAAGCTGCACGCAAGCCAAAATTTGCGGTTCGCGGCTATACTAGATGCCAAATTTGCGGTCGCCCGCACTCTGTTTATAAAGATTTTGGAATTTGCCGTGTTTGCCTAAGAAAAATGGCTAACGAAGGCCTAATACCTGGTCTTAAAAAAGCAAGTTGGTAA
- the rplE gene encoding 50S ribosomal protein L5, with protein MSRLKDKFNETIKPALVKEFDIKNPMLIPALEKIVISVGAGDSAKDQKVLQNMADTISLIAGQKAVITDAKKSVAGFKVREGFPVGIKVTLRKEQMYAFLDKLISVALPRVKDFRGLPKNGFDGRGNYNFGLSEQLMFPEVEYDKILRTHGMNITIATTAKNDKEAFKLLELFGVPFAKGK; from the coding sequence ATGAGTAGATTAAAAGATAAATTTAACGAAACTATCAAGCCAGCTCTCGTAAAAGAATTTGACATCAAAAATCCAATGCTTATCCCTGCACTCGAGAAAATTGTGATCAGTGTAGGCGCTGGAGACTCTGCTAAAGATCAGAAAGTGCTTCAAAATATGGCTGATACCATTTCACTTATCGCTGGACAAAAAGCAGTTATCACTGATGCTAAAAAATCAGTTGCTGGCTTTAAAGTTCGCGAGGGTTTCCCTGTTGGTATCAAAGTAACTTTGAGAAAAGAGCAAATGTATGCTTTCTTAGATAAGCTAATCAGCGTTGCTCTTCCAAGAGTTAAAGACTTCCGTGGTCTTCCAAAAAATGGTTTTGACGGACGTGGAAACTATAACTTCGGTCTTAGTGAGCAGCTAATGTTTCCAGAGGTTGAGTATGATAAAATTTTACGAACTCATGGTATGAATATTACGATTGCTACTACGGCTAAAAATGATAAAGAGGCATTCAAATTGCTAGAGCTATTTGGTGTGCCGTTTGCAAAAGGAAAGTAA
- the rplX gene encoding 50S ribosomal protein L24 has product MANVKFKVKKGDTVKIIAGDDKGKTGKILAVLAKKGQVIVEGCKIAKKAIKPSEKTPNGGHVNKEMPIDISNVAKVEG; this is encoded by the coding sequence ATGGCTAATGTAAAATTTAAAGTCAAAAAAGGCGATACTGTTAAGATCATCGCTGGTGACGATAAAGGCAAAACTGGTAAAATTTTAGCAGTTCTTGCAAAAAAAGGTCAGGTTATAGTTGAGGGATGCAAAATAGCTAAAAAAGCTATCAAACCAAGCGAAAAAACTCCAAATGGTGGTCACGTAAATAAAGAGATGCCAATTGACATATCAAATGTCGCGAAAGTTGAAGGATAA
- the rplN gene encoding 50S ribosomal protein L14 — MIQSFTRLAVADNSGAKELMCIKVLGGSKRRYATLGDIIVCSVKKALPNGKIKKGQVVKAVVVRTKKEVQRDNGSLIRFDENAAVILDSKKEPVGTRIFGPVGREVRYANFMKIVSLAPEVL; from the coding sequence ATGATTCAAAGTTTTACAAGACTTGCAGTTGCTGATAATAGTGGTGCAAAAGAGTTAATGTGTATAAAAGTTCTTGGCGGCAGCAAAAGAAGATACGCTACACTTGGCGATATCATAGTTTGCTCTGTTAAAAAAGCTCTTCCAAATGGTAAGATCAAAAAAGGACAGGTTGTAAAAGCTGTTGTTGTAAGAACTAAAAAAGAGGTTCAAAGAGATAATGGTTCGCTAATCCGCTTTGACGAGAACGCAGCTGTTATACTTGATAGCAAAAAAGAGCCAGTCGGCACTCGTATTTTTGGACCAGTTGGACGTGAAGTTAGATATGCTAACTTTATGAAGATTGTTTCGCTAGCTCCGGAGGTTTTATAA